The following coding sequences are from one Salvia hispanica cultivar TCC Black 2014 chromosome 3, UniMelb_Shisp_WGS_1.0, whole genome shotgun sequence window:
- the LOC125210744 gene encoding protein SOSEKI 2-like, whose amino-acid sequence MCIEARMMRPSFKKVQIVYYLSRNGHLEHPHYMEVTHLFHQQLRLKDVIDRLTVLRGKAMPSLYSWSCKRIYKSGYVWNDLAQNDVIYPCEGAEYVLKGSELIEGTTEKLRHLQISKVPLINNQYDRDEEEEGYTSTITPRSRRSRGVSTDEFRPPKPEFLSVSSPPSTTSSSVSEKANNEVIGVEKGGAISKDVEDVGTEPLLSRNSMLLSLIACGGSVSFRKAAPPEAARRSGSGGLHKGVVNNVVCKSAVKHVVDVDVDEDVKMIGLMSENPRFGNLQSEEKEYFSGSIVETIPIEKVEGLKKSSSHNEEKSGMSGLGEAADEEQVQKKGKCIPMKRSCYRQPKK is encoded by the exons atgtgtattGAAGCAAGAATGATGAGGCCATCTTTCAAGAAAGTTCAAATTGTTTACTATCTTTCAAGAAATGGCCATCTCGAGCACCCTCATTATATGGAAGTCACTCATCTTTTTCATCAACAACTTCGTTTAAAAG ATGTTATAGATCGCCTCACGGTTCTAAGGGGTAAGGCCATGCCTTCCCTCTACTCTTGGTCTTGCAAAAG GATATACAAAAGTGGGTATGTGTGGAATGATTTGGCACAAAATGATGTTATTTATCCATGTGAAGGAGCTGAATATGTACTAAAAGGATCTGAATTAATTGAGGGCACCACTG AGAAATTGCGCCATCTTCAAATTAGCAAAGTTCCACTAATCAATAACCAATACGATCGAgatgaggaggaagaaggatACACTAGCACCATTACGCCGCGGTCGAGACGCTCGAGGGGGGTCTCGACCGACGAATTCAGGCCTCCGAAGCCTGAATTCTTGTCGGTCTCGTCGCCACCCTCGACCACGTCATCCTCCGTCTCTGAGAAGGCGAACAACGAAGTGATAGGTGTCGAAAAAGGTGGCGCAATATCTAAGGATGTCGAAGATGTTGGCACCGAGCCATTGCTGAGCAGAAACTCTATGCTGCTCAGCCTCATTGCCTGCGGCGGCTCTGTCTCGTTCAGGAAGGCTGCGCCGCCGGAAGCGGCCAGAAGGAGCGGCAGCGGCGGGCTGCATAAAGGGGTTGTGAATAAT GTTGTATGCAAATCAGCAGTTAAGCATGTCGTGGACGTGGATGTGGACGAGGATGTAAAGATGATAGGTTTGATGTCGGAGAATCCGAGGTTTGGGAACTTGCAATCGGAGGAAAAGGAGTATTTCAGCGGTAGCATTGTGGAGACAATCCCCATTGAAAAAGTTGAAGGATTGAAGAAATCATCATCTCATaatgaagaaaa gaGTGGCATGAGTGGGCTAGGAGAAGCAGCTGATGAGGAACAAGTGCAAAAGAAGGGGAAATGCATTCCAATGAAGAGGTCATGCTATAGACAGCCCAAGAAATGA